The Nicotiana tabacum cultivar K326 chromosome 1, ASM71507v2, whole genome shotgun sequence genome segment TTCGAGTTCTGTTTATTCGATTTTGGATGAAATGAGTAGGAAGAATGTTAAGCCTAACACAACGACGTTTGGGAACTGTATAACCGGGTTTTATAAGGAGGAGAAGTATGAGGATGTTGGAAAAATATTGGAAATGATGAAAGAATATGGTATAGCGCCGGGAATTAGTACGTATAATTTAAGGATTCAGAGCTTGTGTAAGCTTAAGAAGTCGGGGGAAGCTAAGGCGTTATTCGATGGGATTTTATCGAGAGGTTTGAAGGTGAATCATGTGACTTATGATCATTTGATACTCGGGTTTTGTAGGGAAGGTAATTTAGAAGAAGCGAAGAGTTTGTTTCAGAAGATGGTTAATACTAGCGGATTGAGACCGGATGCTGAATGCTATTTTACGTTAGTTTATTATTTGTGTCAAGGTAAGGATTTTGAGGCTGCGctgaagatttgtagaagttgtTTGGCCGAGGGATGGGTCCCGAATTTCTCCACAATGAAGTCACTCGTTGAGGGATTGGCTAGCATTTCGAAGGTTGATGATGCACGGGAAATCATAGGTCAAGTGAAGGAGAAGTTTTCGAAGAACGTTGAGAAATGGAACGAGATTGAAGAGGCATTGCCAAAGTAGGGAGAGAGGTACTAAACATGGTATACTACAGTTTTTCTTGTCTGCAGTGTGCCATGGtcttaataaatttaaaattcaaaaatttccTAGAAATTTGGTTATGTATCTTAGTAAAATGTCTTCGGAAACCGTTATGATTTTGCTCATTCAAATGAATCACTCTCCTTTTGATATGGGCAGAACTGATTTTGCATAATTTATGCTAAGAATTTCTTGTGTTTTATCAAGGGACATTCCAGATACCTACATAATTATAATTGCACGTATTTAATGCATCTTTCGGAGATGCATTTACGTGGATCTTGTTTACCTACCCTTGACAGCCTAAAATAGTATGATCTTTGCTATCCATTACACTTCTATGaacattttatatatttttcacaCACTTTGTTTTCATGGTTTGTCCAAGGGTATTTAAGCTGAAGCTTTGGTATCGTTCTAAGTTTCTAAAGAATGTGAAGATTTGACCCAAGGAATTGAATTTAAGCATTGTCTTTATATAAAGCTTCTTTCTTTATGTCTCCCTTATGTGGGTGTTGATGTTAATTTCAGCAAGTAGAAGTTTATGCTAGTACTGCACATGGCGTACTGTATTATGGTGGAAAATATTGCCATGCTACGGTTCTGAGAGAAAAACATTATAGATAGGAACTTAACATTTTCAGCTTGAACTTTAGTCTGGTAGAAGTGATTGAATGGGCTCATTTATCTGCTAATAGCCCCTCAGTTACTCATATTTTCCCCCTTCCCTTTTGGTTGTCGATGTCTGATTTCTGTGTGAAATTTCTTTATTCATATATGCTTTGCTTCGTCCCAAGTTACATGTCATTTGGCCAAACTTTTTGACAAACAGACTGTTATCAAGATATTAAAATTGACTGGAAATTATTCACATGTGTTTTTAGGCAATGAATGTAATGAATATTCCTCTACTataccaggttcttctatagcTAAAGTGGTTAACATTGCAAGATGCATGTCTTTGGGAATGTCATGTTATAAATACCCTTGAGTCCTTGACAACACATTAAGCTTTAGAACATGTTTACCTGCATTTACATGGATAGTTAGGGCTACCAAATATTTTCCGAAATGTGAATACTTATAGCAGTGATGAGGTCTTTAGCTTTTTCTGTCTGCCTCAGTGAGTGCGAGAGGGAAGCTGCTTTGACCGCTGAATTTTCTCTATTAAAGCTGAGCACATAAACTACTCAATGCTGCATTAGTTTTGACAATTGTCTATGGTTCACCtcagcttttgttttttttaactAATGCCTGCTCTCTGTGTTAGATAGAAGAACAGCAGTGCTGTGCCACAGCTTTTATCCCACAACATTGACGATAGTGCTCTCTTGGAATTATGTTCTGCGGAAAGAGCACTTCTGTGTTTCCTCTATACATGACTTTGCCTTTTCCTCAGTGCCGTTTGTATGATTAATGATATAGTGCGAACTGCTTGgttgaaaatttaaattaaaaattgtgCGCATAACTGGAGTTGTTGCAACTGGAACCTTcttttgtttggttttggttcgtGCCTTGTGCTTCGATTTTTGTTTGATGCTAACATATGCTGATGATACTGTGAAAAATGTTGATTTTTACGTTCACCTTGTTCTATTCTGAAACGATAAGTAATCTTAATGAATTGAAAATTCTAAGGCGAATCTGAAACAAATAGCTCTAGCAAAGCAGCCGTATGTGCTGATTATCATAACAATCCAGTTAGTGTATATCAGAGATCCTGTTTTAACATGAAACCTTCTACATATGTTGAACAAACGATTGGGATTGTTgtattgttgtatatatatacctTAAAAATGTGTTTTAGTACCATTGCTCGTTATAGTTCAACAATGCCTGATCTCTATTAGCTGGTAATTTTTTTCTCCTTGGATGTGTGTGACCTCGAGTAGGGACTGTATTACACTTCTATTAACAATTTATATATTTCTCAcgcttttttttttcaagttcgCTGTTTATCCAAGGGTATTTTAAGACGGGTGGAGCTACGGTAGAGGGTGCGGGTTCGGGCGAACCTAGTGACTTTCTCCGAGATGCTGTATTTGTATTGAAAACTTTActatttatatataaatatatattgtcGAACCCAGTAACAAAAGGGGTTTGGGTTCAATGGCAAGAGTTCTGGGTTTGCTTGGAGAACACGCGGGTTCGAATCACGCTGAAAATAGTTagctattttcttgttttttacggtttttatttttaagaatgcACAAATGGCACAAATTAAACGATGTCGTGGTTGTTTCTTCTAATCTTCTCAACTTCCAAATCAAAAAAGTTGGGGTTCGGCCAAGAGATTAAAAAACGCTAGATGAAAAGAGGCGCAACAACTCCTTCTccatcaacaaaataatattttccacCAGAGCCTTCTTACTCAACCGAAAACTAATAGCTTTTCTCCATGAAAGCTGGCACTCAAGCTCCAAAGCACACCAAACTTCAGCTCAAAACTCCATTAAACTCCCACAAAAATCAGCGAAAATCAGCTCCCAAAATCCCCCTTTTATAGCCATGGTGGGAGAGGAGTGGTTGTGAGGAAAGCTGAGTTGAACTTAGGAGAAAAGAAAGCGAAAGCAGAGAAGATGTTCCGACTTTGGGTTAATGGATGGGTTCTTGAAGAATGATGCATTTAGTTTACAAAAAGATATTCTTGATCATGTTGAATTTACTGTTGCTCGATCAAGAttcaattttgatgattttgaagcTTACCAGGTACTCCCATTTCCCGATTTATTTGACATTTGTTCAAAGGAGTAAACATTGcacaacatattcatttttggcatttgggTCTTGTTTAAATGCATCATCTCTTACTCTTGATTTGCTTGTTTGTTGTAATAGAGTCATATTTGCTAGACTTATACCCTTATTAAGAAGAAAACTTTAGTAGAGGTACAGTAGAAGAAAATCCAATGACTTTTTCCGAAACCCTGTATTTGTAATTTAGAATCATACACTTAAAATCCTAGCTTTGCCTCTGTTTTAAGATATGTGCTTGACAATGTACGTCACATGTATATTTTTTGAAATGGTTCCAATATTTAGAAAATGAATTGAatatatttgatttctttttaaagaaaaaatgacTTCAACCTAACCATGAACACCCGTATCAAATGTTGTATTGACTTGCATGTGTCAGCTTTGTTAAATAGAGTACAACCAGCAGACTGTGAGCTCTAAAATCTGCAGAAATCAGGCGAACCCTTCAAAGATGATATCGCTCTTTTGGGTAATGAGTTTGTAACATTTAAATATACTGCTGAATAACGACATTTCATAAATTCTCTCTAGGATTTACAACTGAATAATTAGTAAGATATCTACCTTTTGGTGCATACCAAGGGTCATACATAGCAAGACAACCAAGAACCTGCTGTTCAAACACTATGCGTAGTATTGGATTCGTCGGAAATATCACAAGAATGGTGTAAGGGTCACGCTAACAGAGACGTAAAAGTTAGAACGATAGAGAAAACTTATTATTTCCTGATAGAACTGTCCCCTAAGACCTAAGTGAGGATCTAAGTGTACAACAGACACTATAACATTCCTTCCTGTCAGGATTTTAAGATATAACAGGACATTACTTTGACATTTCATggggaaaaaagaaaatgaaagaaaagatacTGGTTGTCAgcaagaaaccaaaatccaagtAGATAAAAATGGTGTGCAAGTACTCAGAATCTGGTTAGAGACTGTTCTTCAATGCAGCTCCATTCCTAAGGTGTTGTGCTCCATAGGCCGCGGTTGAAGCTACCGTTGTCAATGCTACTAACCAGCTGCACCAATCAGAAGTATTAGATGAAATTGAGTACAACATGTTTATGAAGAAATGAAACGAAGATATACAGTCGTAACTCACCTGAGGTAAGTGATATATGTTTGAGTTTCCTCGTTACCAAGATCTGGTTGAAGGAGAGCTGCAGCAACAAGAGCCAATTGGAAAACTGTATTTACCTGTACATATTGCAAAAAGAGTTAGGAACTGGAAACAGAAAAAACGCTTACCGAATCCGAAAGTATGCTTTACTAATGATTTGTCTCTCACAGTGACCTTCTCTCTAAATCTTACCGACACTTGAAAACGAAGATGTCATATAATTCTTCAACCTTCTTAGATAATTTCTCTGTTGCGCGGACTCTAAAAAAtgttgccgcacccgtgtcggatcctccaaaaatacactacttttggaggatccaaaACGCACCCGTAGACATTTTCGGAGAATCCGAGCAACATAAGATAATTTCAGTTTGTCATATCCCACTATAAACGTCTTAGTTTGGGcctaatattttgcacaattacttGTTTAAAGGCGGAATACATATGCAGCCCCTTAAACTTGCCCAATTTTTTCATTTAGACACCTTATCTCTGCCTCGCTGCGGTCAGCACCTCTGAAAGAAACGGAGGACTTCATTCAGCGACCCCACGATCGCCCTCTGAACCATCAGAATAAGATAATGCTTGAAGATAAGTTTTGTACTCAATCCCTGCCCGCATTTCCTTGTGTTTTGAAGAGGAAAACAAAATCTCTCTACCTGCTGCCAACAGTCTTTCTTCGCAAAATTCTGTTTCCATCGAGAATTGAATTGACCTTTTCCTTATTTGAAGGGTTGTACCAATTGAACACTTAAAACTTCAGCCAGTGTGTGTGTATTAGACACCTCACATACAATCTTCCACAAAAACAGAGTGCATGACTTTCAGACGCTGTGATGTGGCAAAAAAAGACGAATCAAGAAGTGGTATGtggagaacaaaagaaaagaaaacaaaaaaacttTTTCCATCATCTTCCTCTCTCCTTAGTCTTCTTCACCACCGTGACACCACCATCCTACACCATCTTCTTCATTTCCACAACCACCACCATACCCACCAAAGGCGGATGCTCATTAAGATTCATAAACGATTGTTAACAAGCTTGCAGGTAGAGATTgaatttttatggataaaaaatcATTTATAAACGTAGAGGGAGAATAGCAAAGAACTTCACTGGAAAGAAGAATAGAGAAGGCTGAAATTCTTGAAATTACAGATGTGGTGCTATGGCATCAGGATTtaaattgagaagaaaaagatatTAGAGAATAACAAAAAGTGCGGAGTGCaaactttttcttgagagagaatGAATCAGATACCATATTTTTCGTGGCTGTGATATGAATCCTTTTCCGATGCGAGCGTGTTTTATCTTGATAAATGGGTGAGACGAGAATACGGTCAAGAGAGTGACGGAGAGAGAGTGGTGCTTTATCGGATGGATAAAGTACGAACAAGAAGATATTTATGGCTTTGAATCTGGCATTGACttgaaagaagaaagagaagaaaatgagTAGAAAAATGGCTAAAGAAAGGCAGTTTCTTATAAGACGCGCTCAACTTGGGTGAAAGACACGCTCTGTGCCATGTCAGCAAGGTGTGTTCAATAGACACACTTTCGCTCTCGTTAAGGTGTTCAATAGGTACAACCCTTTGTTCAAGTGTCTAAATGAAAAATTTGGGCATGTTTAAGTGGCTGTGTATGCATTCAGCCTTGTTTAAAATACAACCTATTCTTCTCAGTTCTTCCTTTTTCTGAATGTTTCCTAAAGAGCTCTAACTGAACGATGGGGTCAAAGATCATATGTTATACCTTGCTTATAAAAAGAGGCTCAACTTTCTGGGGACGGGTTCCATCAAGGTTGAAGAATTCAAACCAACTTCTCCACTGCAAAAAATGTTCAACAAAGTAATATAAGCAAAAGAATAGCTGCAGATTACTATTACAGAATCTAATAGCCAACCTCACCTTCCACTCTAAAATGCTAGCTCTTTTATATACTGCACCACCAACAAGGGCCACATCACGCAGCACAACCATGGAAACGAGTGCAGCTTCATAGCAAAAAACCAAGCAAGTAAGTTTCTGAAAAATGAAGCATAATACTTCATTTTCATTTGGTTAATCCACAAAATAGATAACAACTATTCAAGCGACTCATCTAAAACCTTTTCGCACTCATCAGAACATCCTTGGGCTAAACGGGGCCCAGGAGCAGTAGCTTTGCACAACAGACCACAGACATATCTCTTAAATCAAACTTCGTTCAACCACCTCAAGCCAGGAAAATTATTGCCATATAAGCAGTGTCTAAAAGAGCAGTACACTGATGATGATTGCAACAACAGTAGGGGAAAAGGAGACAACGAAACAGTTCAGGAGGAAAGACAAAAAGCTAAAGGACTTGCATATAGATGAACCAAAGGTAATTCCTCGTTGACATGAACTATTAGCAGTGGATAAGACAATTGACGAAGCATAAGGAACTAACATTAGCTTTTTCCATGGAGACTCCAAAGGAAGCAAAGAATCCAGATAGCCGATACCAAACTAGTAGGAATTAAGGTTTAGTTGTTTATTGTTACACATACATTAGATCAGGTTAGAGACTTTTATGCCAATGTAAGGATAAGCGGGAGATTCACAAAAACTAATTTAGTAATGGAATGAAATCTGCCTGAATGAAGCAAAATAGTTTCAACGGATTCAGGCAGCCGATTCCTTTTTGAATTGAAAAATATCTGACTGCTGGAGAACTAAAAAGACACACTACAGTAGCCCAAATTACAATCTATGGAGCTAAATATAAATAGGACATGAACTTACGATGAAGACGACCCGTGTCTACCATTGCTAGAGCAACAAATGCAATAAGAACCTGTAGAAACACACGGTTTTCTTAAGATGGCTAACAAATAAGTATCTAGAATCCCAGAGGAAGAGACAACTCATCCATAAGAAGCCGAAAAAGATAAACAAGGAGGAAACATCAATGAAATAAGAGAAATGATGAAGCGAACAGGAAGGAACCACAAAACCAGAACTTTGTTTGCCGCTTAGGTCAACAAGTCAGAAAGGAAAGCAACATAATAGTCACCTTGTCTGCAAGAGGATCAAGGTAAGAACCAACAACAGAATTTATTCCCATCCTCCTGGCCACGTACCCATCTAGCTACAAGGCACAGAGAGTGAGACTAAATTAGAAAGGAGAGCATAACTTCTATTTAAGGAGAAGAATAGGGCATACACACCCAATCACTTGCCCCAGAAATAGCTAGCCCAACAAATGCAGGAAGATACATATCATGTATAATCATCCTGCAATATTTAAACAGAAATGGAAAATTAAGGACTGTATATATAGTTTGTAGCTTTACTGTAGAATGATTACAGCATGTTGACAATGCAGTCTATAAGCAATGCTTATGGCATAAAAACTCAACCACATTCAAGAAAACACAACTGATCATGTCAAGAAAAAACAGCTGATCATGTCCATGGCATTCAAAATATCTAATTAACTGTAAGCAGACATAATGCTTGACCAAGGAAGATAATTGCTCAGGTGTTGCTTGTTCTTCTCCTAGTTCTTAAACATTTTCGAAAAACCAAAGGCACACAGCCAGGTGTATAAAGCATTTGCACTCCTATACTCGGTTCAATCAATTACAAGGCCTTCAATGCACTATAGAATGCTAAATTGACTAAACTAAACAGCCGCAATTAGTCTCCATTTTTCGATCAGCTACACCTCAATCCCAAGCACAACCAGTTTCAATACAACCCATGTGATCATGTCTAATTTATAATAAACGAACATAAATCTTAGCCAAGGAAAATGATAGACTCTGGTGTTGCTTGTCCTTGTACTAGTTCCTATACATACAGACTCAAATGCAAAGGCATACAGCCAGGTACATAAAAATTTTGCGGTCTTTTACCTTCTCACTTCTCTTTCAAATTTCTTATTCCAATAAATTCAATAAGTAGCACTAAAATTAACTGAACTAAATGCCCACAATTTGTCTGAATCATGAAATACAAATGCCAACAAAGTGATGTTGTTCTGCATTCTGCAATAAAGAAGTACTCAAGGAAATTTACCAGGCCAGAAATGGACCGGATATCATTCTACTCAAGGAAATTAAGTTAGGCAAGTTGAGGAAACTATCCCTAACTTCAACAGCCAGCTGAGAATCTTTCCATTGCTTCTCATTAGTCCCATTTTGCAAAGGATGTGTCGATTGGAAGCTTAATTTGTAAGGAAATTGCAATTTAAGAGCACTAACTCTGGGAAAAGCGAGGAGAAAATCTGATTGAAGGTGTAACGAAGTTGCGGACTGAGAAAGCTTACACGGAGGCGAAGAGAGGAAAAGAGGGCAAAAATTAGCGGCGGCGGAGAACGGATAAAGGGAATTGGGATGGGAGAGGAAGTGGCGGCGCCGGCGATAGACGAAAGGATCGACGTTAAGTGACGGCGCTAATGGAATAGTCGGTGACGAAGAGGATGCGGAGAAATAGTGGGAAAAGAAGGTTCTAAAAGAAGTGATTTGGCTTTTATTGAGCTGTTGGCTtcgagaaattagggttttgattgATCTGAAATTCGCCATTGATAAGCATTTTTCATGCACAGAGAGATGTAGTTTTTTGCGAGGGTTTAGCAGAGAACGGTCCAACGTGGCAAAGAAGACTTGACACGTGTTGACCGACTAAGACCGTCTGTTTCACGATTAAGTTATGCACAAAATATACAAGTAGAGATAGTAAATAAGTGATAAATATCACTAGAAGTGTTTATCTAATACTCCACTAATGCAAAGTATTAAATGAAAAATTGTTTTCTCCTAATctcaaatcaaaataaactcTAATCTTGATtagaatttttatatatttactaTGATAGGaacttattaatttattttctttagattttgtatTTTCAAAAACTATCTAGGCTTTTCTTACAAATTGTATACATTCCTCCCTTAAAAATCTCTCATCCCATTAGTAATgtctttaattaagggattcaattatattctttccttttttttacacttatcctCATTTCATGCTTCCTAATTTTTTCAATACGCAGATCTCCTCTTCTATCTCTCTTCAAT includes the following:
- the LOC107805523 gene encoding pentatricopeptide repeat-containing protein At1g11630, mitochondrial-like, with product MAALRSKLRLITTHHHHHRRRYSILNPDSKTPLSAKDKSRAALSLLKSETNPQRILEICRAASLTPESHLDRVAYSKAISKLKDLNHFSGIRSFLQESTTRPDLKSERFISHFIVLYGQAGLIDEAKRAFDEMEEKMGIQRTEKTLNSLLFACVLVKDYAEMKRIFVEYPKKYGFIADLDTYNLVIKGFCESGSSSSVYSILDEMSRKNVKPNTTTFGNCITGFYKEEKYEDVGKILEMMKEYGIAPGISTYNLRIQSLCKLKKSGEAKALFDGILSRGLKVNHVTYDHLILGFCREGNLEEAKSLFQKMVNTSGLRPDAECYFTLVYYLCQGKDFEAALKICRSCLAEGWVPNFSTMKSLVEGLASISKVDDAREIIGQVKEKFSKNVEKWNEIEEALPK
- the LOC107805524 gene encoding cardiolipin synthase (CMP-forming); its protein translation is MANFRSIKTLISRSQQLNKSQITSFRTFFSHYFSASSSSPTIPLAPSLNVDPFVYRRRRHFLSHPNSLYPFSAAANFCPLFLSSPPCKLSQSATSLHLQSDFLLAFPRVSALKLQFPYKLSFQSTHPLQNGTNEKQWKDSQLAVEVRDSFLNLPNLISLSRMISGPFLAWMIIHDMYLPAFVGLAISGASDWLDGYVARRMGINSVVGSYLDPLADKVLIAFVALAMVDTGRLHPALVSMVVLRDVALVGGAVYKRASILEWKWRSWFEFFNLDGTRPQKVEPLFISKVNTVFQLALVAAALLQPDLGNEETQTYITYLSWLVALTTVASTAAYGAQHLRNGAALKNSL